In Hevea brasiliensis isolate MT/VB/25A 57/8 chromosome 13, ASM3005281v1, whole genome shotgun sequence, a single genomic region encodes these proteins:
- the LOC110658416 gene encoding probable transcriptional regulator SLK2 isoform X1: MAPSRVAGGLAQSSSSSGIFFQGDGALVNSHLTSSFGNSSNSIPGTGRPNLGPVSGDMNNAVLNSVGNSGPSVGASSLVTDANSALSGGPHLQRSASINTESYMRLPASPMSFSSNNISISGSSVVDGSSVVQQGNHQDPSTQQVQQNQQQQQQGASSATSLPSSQAAQASLPIGPRAPGAFLQDPNNPSQVQKKPRLDIKQEDILQQQVFQQLLQRQDTMQLQGRSPHLQTLLQQQRLRQQQQLFQSMPPLQRAHLLQQQQQQQQQQQQMQLRQQMQQQSIQPVSAMKRPHDGGVCARRLMQYLYHQRQRPAENSIAYWKKFVAEYYSPRAKKRWCLSLYDNVGHHALGVFPQAAMEAWQCDICGSKSGRGFEATFEILPRLDEIKFGSGVIDELLFLDLPREFRFPSGIMMLEYGKAVQESVYEQLRVVREGQLRIIFTHDLKILSWEFCARRHEELLPRRVVAPQVNQLVQVAQKCQSTIAECGSDGVSQQDLQTNSNMVLTAGRQLAKALELQSLNDLGFSKRYVRCLQISEVVNSMKDLIDFCQEHKVGPIEGLKNYPRHNTVAKLQMHKMQEMEQLVNVQGLPTDRNTLNKLMALHPGINNHMSNNNQIVSRGALSGSAQAALALTNYQNLLMRQNSMNSNSHSLQQESASSFNNSNQSPSLNFQGPTAFVPGSMQSLPASGFSSPQISPQQSQQRTLSTNSLLQQNHPASSQGSQALQQQMIQQLLQEMSNNSGGGVHQHPLAGQNGNGSMARNGLGFGSNSSAAPPAATTVSGSVAGPAPSRSNSFKAASNSDSSAAAGNNGFNQKVPDLPQNLHLQEDIVPDIAHEFTENGFFNSDLDDNIGYGWKA, translated from the exons ATGGCACCTTCTCGTGTGGCTGGAGGTTTAGCCCAGTCTTCCTCAAGTTCAGGAATTTTCTTCCAGGGGGATGGGGCTTTAGTTAACTCACACTTGACCTCATCTTTTGGTAACTCATCCAATTCAATTCCTGGAACTGGGCGACCCAATCTGGGTCCCGTTTCTGGGGACATGAATAATGCGGTTTTGAACAGTGTGGGAAACTCTGGACCAAGTGTTGGAGCAAGTTCTTTGGTGACAGATGCAAATTCAGCACTTTCAGGAGGTCCCCATTTGCAGAGAAGTGCGAGCATCAATACAGAGTCATATATGCGCTTGCCGGCATCTCCCATGTCTTTTTCATCCAATAATATAAGCATTTCAGGCTCGTCGGTTGTTGATGGGTCCTCTGTAGTGCAGCAGGGAAATCATCAAGACCCAAGCACGCAGCAAGTCCAGCAGAATCAGCAGCAGCAACAGCAGGGGGCATCAAGTGCTACATCCCTGCCTTCTTCACAAGCTGCACAAGCTTCACTTCCCATTGGCCCACGGGCTCCTGGTGCCTTCCTACAGGACCCTAATAATCCATCCCAAGTGCAAAAGAAGCCAAGATTGGATATCAAACAGGAAGATATTCTGCAGCAGCAAGTTTTCCAACAACTGCTTCAGAGACAGGACACCATGCAGTTGCAGGGCCGAAGTCCACACTTACAAACATTGCTTCAGCAGCAGAGACTGAGGCAACAACAGCAACTTTTCCAATCTATGCCACCATTGCAGAGAGCCCACTTGctacagcagcagcagcagcagcagcagcagcaacagcAGATGCAGTTGAGGCAGCAAATGCAGCAACAATCCATACAGCCAGTATCTGCCATGAAGCGTCCTCATGACGGAGGTGTATGTGCACGTCGATTGATGCAATATCTGTATCATCAACGGCAACGGCCAGCT GAGAATTCTATTGCCTATTGGAAGAAATTTGTGGCAGAGTATTATTCACCTCGTGCAAAGAAAAGATGGTGCTTGTCATTATATGATAATGTTGGGCATCATGCACTTGGAGTTTTCCCTCAAGCAGCTATG gAGGCATGGCAGTGTGATATTTGTGGTTCAAAGTCTGGAAGAGGATTTG AGGCCACTTTTGAAATACTTCCTAGACTGGATGAAATCAAATTTGGTAGTGGTGTCATCGATGAGCTTTTGTTTTTGGACTTGCCACGTGAATTTAGATTTCCTTCTGGAATAATGATGCTAGAGTATGGAAAAGCAGTTCAAGAGAGTGTATACGAGCAACTTCGTGTTGTTCGTGAGGGTCAGCTTCGTATCATATTCACCCATGACTTGAAG ATTTTGTCTTGGGAATTTTGTGCTCGACGACATGAAGAACTTCTCCCACGGAGGGTGGTTGCACCACAG GTGAATCAGTTGGTTCAGGTTGCACAGAAATGCCAAAGCACAATTGCTGAATGTGGATCTGATGGGGTTTCTCAGCAGGACTTGCAAACAAACAGCAATAT GGTCCTGACTGCTGGGCGTCAGCTTGCAAAGGCTTTGGAGTTACAGTCTCTAAATGATTTGGGTTTTTCCAAAAGATATGTCAGGTGTTTGCAG ATCTCTGAGGTTGTTAACAGCATGAAGGATCTGATTGATTTCTGTCAGGAGCACAAAGTTGGGCCAATAG AGGGCTTGAAAAATTATCCTCGACATAACACTGTAGCCAAACTCCAGATGCACAAGATGCAGGAAATGGAGCAGCTAGTGAATGTTCAGGGCCTGCCTACTGATCGGAATACCCTTAATAAGCTTATGGCATTACATCCTGGCATAAACAACCACATGAGTAACAATAATCAAATTGTTAGCCGAGGAGCCTTAAGTGGTTCAGCACAGGCTGCTTTGGCACTGACTAACTACCAGAATCTGCTCATGAGGCAAAACTCAATGAATTCGAACTCTCACTCACTTCAACAAGAGTCTGCATCATCTTTCAATAATTCTAATCAAAGCCCATCTTTGAACTTCCAAGGACCTACTGCTTTTGTACCCGGATCCATGCAAAGCTTACCTGCAAGTGGCTTTTCGAGTCCACAAATATCTCCCCAACAGTCACAGCAGCGTACATTAAGCACTAATAGCTTACTCCAACAAAACCATCCAGCGTCCTCTCAAGGCAGTCAGGCCTTGCAACAGCAGATGATCCAGCAACTGCTGCAGGAGATGTCTAATAATAGTGGGGGAGGAGTTCATCAACATCCGCTTGCTGGACAAAATGGGAATGGGAGTATGGCAAGGAATGGATTAGGTTTTGGAAGCAACTCTTCAGCAGCACCTCCTGCTGCTACCACTGTTTCAGGAAGTGTTGCAGGACCTGCACCAAGTAGGAGCAACAGTTTTAAAGCTGCTTCGAACAGCGATTCTTCCGCAGCTGCTGGAAATAATGGTTTTAATCAAAAGGTGCCAGATTTGCCTCAGAATCTCCATTTGCAGGAAGACATTGTTCCAGATATTGCCCACGAGTTCACTGAAAATGGCTTTTTTAACAGTGACCTTGACGATAACATTGGTTATGGTTGGAAGGCATGA
- the LOC110658412 gene encoding F-box protein At4g00755, with amino-acid sequence MSTMENRGDFVQRIGADMSIEVFLHLDDPSDLARVCSVSSSWRYFVIANGLFKKLCLKLLPEMNSVAHFIEVNNMIEPVRVGQSDCMEWECLKRNHRVYAQLARGLTPILQNDCISEAISASSTDNYPEESIWNTLEPNDKVGHGASYWSSKGQSNPTVPEALVYKFIANLCLITEIHIQPFQAYFQYGFPIYSSKAVRFRLGHHKFPLQLENNVTVNSAFNHNSMDDKFIWTYTSPEFPMAQENCLQKFKLPEPVLCIGGILQVELLGRVQRQEMDGLYYICISHVQAVGRPLSHPFDVEILDPTGKCTLKYSPLRESRGSHKGETCATSRLQMLTVRLMERGVRGWENMILNTLLGTGPVAEEDESDDLLEDDSDDELLT; translated from the exons ATGTCCACTATGGAAAATCGTGGTGATTTTGTACAACGGATTGGAGCCGACATGTCAATTGAGGTCTTCTTGCATTTGGACGACCCTTCTGATCTTGCCCGTGTTTGTTCTGTTTCCAGTTCTTGGCGCTATTTTG TGATTGCAAATGGCCTTTTTAAGAAGCTTTGCTTGAAATTGTTGCCTGAAATGAATAGTGTTGCTCATTTCATTGAAGTAAACAATATGATTGAACCTGTAAGAGTTGGACAGAGTGATTGCATGGAATGGGAGTGCCTTAAAAGAAATCATAGAGTCTATGCTCAATTGGCTCGAGGTCTTACACCTATCTTGCAAAATGATTgcatatcagaagctattagtgCGTCCAGCACTGATAACTACCCTGAAGAAAGCATCTGGAACACTTTGGAGCCAAATGATAAAGTTGGACATGGAGCTTCATATTGGTCAAGTAAAGGGCAAAGTAACCCTACTGTTCCTGAAGCATTAGTGTACAAGTTTATAGCTAATTTATGTCTCATAACTGAAATCCATATTCAACCATTCCAAG CATACTTCCAGTATGGCTTCCCTATATATTCATCTAAGGCTGTCCGATTTAGACTGGGTCATCATAAGTTTCCACTGCAGTTGGAGAATAATGTCACAGTTAATTCTGCTTTCAATCACAATTCAATGGATGACAAGTTTATTTGGACATATACTTCACCAGAATTTCCAATGGCTCAG GAAAACTGCTTGCAAAAGTTCAAGCTACCAGAACCGGTTCTTTGTATCGGAGGAATTTTGCAAGTTGAGCTACTGGGAAGAGTTCAGAGACAAGAAATGGATGGATTATATTATAtatg TATATCCCATGTTCAGGCGGTGGGACGACCCCTTTCACACCCATTTGATGTGGAAATACTTGATCCCACAGGAAAGTGCACCTTAAAGTATAGCCCTCTCAGAGAATCCCGTGGATCACATAAAGGAGAGACATGTGCAACTTCTCGCTTGCAAATGTTGACTGTGAGATTAATGGAGAGAGGCGTAAGGGGATGGGAAAATATGATTCTCAATACACTGCTTGGCACTGGGCCAGTGGCTGAAGAGGATGAGTCAGATGATCTTTTAGAGGATGACTCGGACGATGAGCTGTTGACATAA
- the LOC110658416 gene encoding probable transcriptional regulator SLK2 isoform X2: MRLPASPMSFSSNNISISGSSVVDGSSVVQQGNHQDPSTQQVQQNQQQQQQGASSATSLPSSQAAQASLPIGPRAPGAFLQDPNNPSQVQKKPRLDIKQEDILQQQVFQQLLQRQDTMQLQGRSPHLQTLLQQQRLRQQQQLFQSMPPLQRAHLLQQQQQQQQQQQQMQLRQQMQQQSIQPVSAMKRPHDGGVCARRLMQYLYHQRQRPAENSIAYWKKFVAEYYSPRAKKRWCLSLYDNVGHHALGVFPQAAMEAWQCDICGSKSGRGFEATFEILPRLDEIKFGSGVIDELLFLDLPREFRFPSGIMMLEYGKAVQESVYEQLRVVREGQLRIIFTHDLKILSWEFCARRHEELLPRRVVAPQVNQLVQVAQKCQSTIAECGSDGVSQQDLQTNSNMVLTAGRQLAKALELQSLNDLGFSKRYVRCLQISEVVNSMKDLIDFCQEHKVGPIEGLKNYPRHNTVAKLQMHKMQEMEQLVNVQGLPTDRNTLNKLMALHPGINNHMSNNNQIVSRGALSGSAQAALALTNYQNLLMRQNSMNSNSHSLQQESASSFNNSNQSPSLNFQGPTAFVPGSMQSLPASGFSSPQISPQQSQQRTLSTNSLLQQNHPASSQGSQALQQQMIQQLLQEMSNNSGGGVHQHPLAGQNGNGSMARNGLGFGSNSSAAPPAATTVSGSVAGPAPSRSNSFKAASNSDSSAAAGNNGFNQKVPDLPQNLHLQEDIVPDIAHEFTENGFFNSDLDDNIGYGWKA, translated from the exons ATGCGCTTGCCGGCATCTCCCATGTCTTTTTCATCCAATAATATAAGCATTTCAGGCTCGTCGGTTGTTGATGGGTCCTCTGTAGTGCAGCAGGGAAATCATCAAGACCCAAGCACGCAGCAAGTCCAGCAGAATCAGCAGCAGCAACAGCAGGGGGCATCAAGTGCTACATCCCTGCCTTCTTCACAAGCTGCACAAGCTTCACTTCCCATTGGCCCACGGGCTCCTGGTGCCTTCCTACAGGACCCTAATAATCCATCCCAAGTGCAAAAGAAGCCAAGATTGGATATCAAACAGGAAGATATTCTGCAGCAGCAAGTTTTCCAACAACTGCTTCAGAGACAGGACACCATGCAGTTGCAGGGCCGAAGTCCACACTTACAAACATTGCTTCAGCAGCAGAGACTGAGGCAACAACAGCAACTTTTCCAATCTATGCCACCATTGCAGAGAGCCCACTTGctacagcagcagcagcagcagcagcagcagcaacagcAGATGCAGTTGAGGCAGCAAATGCAGCAACAATCCATACAGCCAGTATCTGCCATGAAGCGTCCTCATGACGGAGGTGTATGTGCACGTCGATTGATGCAATATCTGTATCATCAACGGCAACGGCCAGCT GAGAATTCTATTGCCTATTGGAAGAAATTTGTGGCAGAGTATTATTCACCTCGTGCAAAGAAAAGATGGTGCTTGTCATTATATGATAATGTTGGGCATCATGCACTTGGAGTTTTCCCTCAAGCAGCTATG gAGGCATGGCAGTGTGATATTTGTGGTTCAAAGTCTGGAAGAGGATTTG AGGCCACTTTTGAAATACTTCCTAGACTGGATGAAATCAAATTTGGTAGTGGTGTCATCGATGAGCTTTTGTTTTTGGACTTGCCACGTGAATTTAGATTTCCTTCTGGAATAATGATGCTAGAGTATGGAAAAGCAGTTCAAGAGAGTGTATACGAGCAACTTCGTGTTGTTCGTGAGGGTCAGCTTCGTATCATATTCACCCATGACTTGAAG ATTTTGTCTTGGGAATTTTGTGCTCGACGACATGAAGAACTTCTCCCACGGAGGGTGGTTGCACCACAG GTGAATCAGTTGGTTCAGGTTGCACAGAAATGCCAAAGCACAATTGCTGAATGTGGATCTGATGGGGTTTCTCAGCAGGACTTGCAAACAAACAGCAATAT GGTCCTGACTGCTGGGCGTCAGCTTGCAAAGGCTTTGGAGTTACAGTCTCTAAATGATTTGGGTTTTTCCAAAAGATATGTCAGGTGTTTGCAG ATCTCTGAGGTTGTTAACAGCATGAAGGATCTGATTGATTTCTGTCAGGAGCACAAAGTTGGGCCAATAG AGGGCTTGAAAAATTATCCTCGACATAACACTGTAGCCAAACTCCAGATGCACAAGATGCAGGAAATGGAGCAGCTAGTGAATGTTCAGGGCCTGCCTACTGATCGGAATACCCTTAATAAGCTTATGGCATTACATCCTGGCATAAACAACCACATGAGTAACAATAATCAAATTGTTAGCCGAGGAGCCTTAAGTGGTTCAGCACAGGCTGCTTTGGCACTGACTAACTACCAGAATCTGCTCATGAGGCAAAACTCAATGAATTCGAACTCTCACTCACTTCAACAAGAGTCTGCATCATCTTTCAATAATTCTAATCAAAGCCCATCTTTGAACTTCCAAGGACCTACTGCTTTTGTACCCGGATCCATGCAAAGCTTACCTGCAAGTGGCTTTTCGAGTCCACAAATATCTCCCCAACAGTCACAGCAGCGTACATTAAGCACTAATAGCTTACTCCAACAAAACCATCCAGCGTCCTCTCAAGGCAGTCAGGCCTTGCAACAGCAGATGATCCAGCAACTGCTGCAGGAGATGTCTAATAATAGTGGGGGAGGAGTTCATCAACATCCGCTTGCTGGACAAAATGGGAATGGGAGTATGGCAAGGAATGGATTAGGTTTTGGAAGCAACTCTTCAGCAGCACCTCCTGCTGCTACCACTGTTTCAGGAAGTGTTGCAGGACCTGCACCAAGTAGGAGCAACAGTTTTAAAGCTGCTTCGAACAGCGATTCTTCCGCAGCTGCTGGAAATAATGGTTTTAATCAAAAGGTGCCAGATTTGCCTCAGAATCTCCATTTGCAGGAAGACATTGTTCCAGATATTGCCCACGAGTTCACTGAAAATGGCTTTTTTAACAGTGACCTTGACGATAACATTGGTTATGGTTGGAAGGCATGA